Part of the Rhodococcus sp. OK302 genome is shown below.
GGTGACGGGCTCACCGCTGTCTCGGCCCGCGTTGAGTCCTTCCCCGCCTCCGATACTGAATTTGCCTGGCTGAGTTCGGATCCGGCCCTCACCGACCTTCTTGTCTCCGTAGTAGAGGCTCAGCAACCCGTGGGCAGTTCCTGGCGGGTCCTCACCCTCCTTGTCGAAAGAAGCTGCCAGTAAAAGGTTTTCACCGATCGGAAGATCTTCGGTGGCGTCGATTTTCTCCTGTTCGCTACCGAGGAAGTTGTACACATAGTGCAGGCGGTTGTCCTTGACATACAGGGAGTGCCCACCGAACCTCCCACCGTGCGAGAACAGAACTCCTTCCGCGTCCGGTTCCGGTAGATCTACGACGGCGCCGATCGAGAAGGAGCGGTTGCGAAGATTGACCGCGACGGCCTCAGGCACTTCAGCTCCACCGGGTCGGTAGACGTAGCGGTTGCGGGGAGGCGCGAGTTGGGGCCGAGGCGTGGTGAGAAGTTCGACGCCGGAGCGATCATCCAGCGGCAGAGCCTGATTGGCACCTGCCTCGTAAAACCACAACCCGACGAGTTCGGCGAGCCGACCAGGTTCGTCTGCTGCTCTGTCATGGAGTTCAGCCCGGTCCACCTCGGTATGGTAGAGCTCCCAGGTATCTTCCGAGAAGTGACCCCACCCGCTCAGCGTCGGGTGTGTCGTGACGGCCTTCCAACCGTCGTGCCAGATTCCGCGACCTCCGAGCATCGAGTAGAACTGAGTGTGCTTGGCCGTCGGAATGTTTCCGGCGTCGAAGCTGTAGCGCATACTCACGCCCTGGATCGGATGCTGGGTATATCCCTTCACTGTGTCGGGGAGTTCCAGACCGACACAGTCGAGCAATGTCGGGACTACGTCGATGGCGTGGTGGTACTGGTCCCGAATTTCACCACGAGCCGCGATTCCGTCAGGCCAGGAAATGACGCACGGGTCGCAGGTGCCGCCGTTGAACGAGTACCGCTTCCACATCTTGAACGGGGTGTTGAAAGCCATCGCCCACCCGTTCGGGTAATGGTTGTAGGTCTCGGTGCTGCCCAATTGGTCCAACATTGCCAGGTTCTCGGCCAGGTCGTCCGGCACTCCGTTGGCGATCTTGTTCTCGTTGACCGAACCGTTGGGCCCACCCTCGCCGCTGGCACCGTTGTCGGAGACCACCACGATGATGGTGTTGTCGAGTTGTTCGATCTCCTCGAGGTAGGCGAGGAGTCGTCCGATCTGATCGTCGCAGTGGGAGAGAAAGCCCGCGTACACCTCGGCCATCCGAGCGAATAATCGCTGCTCGTCCGCCGAGAGCGTGTCCCAGGGACGCGTGAAATCCAACGGCGGAAACTGCTCGCCGCCGGGTCCTGTTCTCGTCTCCGGGGTTCCGATCGGGTTGAGCGACGGCAGCACGGTGTTCGGTGGGACCAGGCCCATCGCCTTCTGCCTAGCCAAAATCTCGTCCCTCATCGCTTCGTAGCCTGCGTCGAATCTGCCGGCGTACCGATCAGCCCATTCGCGCGGCGCGTGATGCGGGGCGTGCGCACACCCTGGTGCGTAGTACAGGAATACCGGCCGCTCCGGAGCGATCGCCTTCACATCCCCGATGTACTCGAGGGCCCTGTCGGTGATGTCGACGCTGAAGTGATACCCCTCTTCCGGCGTCGACGGTTGTTCGACGGGGTGGTTGTCGTGAACCAAATCTGGATACCACTGGTTTGTCTCGGCGCCGAGGAATCCGTAGAAGCGCTCGAAACCTCGACCGACCGGCCAATTCCGTTTAGTGGAGGCAAGATTCATCTCGTCCTCGGCGCACAGGTGCCATTTTCCGACCATCGCGGTACTAAACCCCTGCCCGACCAGAACCTCGGCGAGTGTGGCGCATTCCGGAGGGATGTGACCGTTTCCGCCGGGAAAACCGACTGCACACTCGCTGATACAGGCCATGCCGTTTGTGGTGTGGTTGCGGCCGGTCAGCAAGCACGATCGCGTCGGGGAACACAGCGCAGTGGTGTGCCATTGGCCGTACCGCAATCCGTTCGCGGCGATCCGGTCGATGTTGGGAGTCTCGATCGGCCCGCCGTAGCAGCCGAGTGCGCCGAAGCCAACGTCGTCGAGCACGATGTAGAGAATGTTCGGTGTCCCGGGCTCCGCTTTCGGTTGCTCGTACGGACCCCAGTCGGGGACCGAGTCACGAATATCGAGATTGACGACGCCGTTGAATGTTTTGGCCATAACCTGGCTCCTTGTGTGTGGTCTCACTTCCAGCCTCTGCGGCCGCATAGTCGGTGGCATCCCCCGAAACGGGTGACCGAAACCCAGCTCGCCCGAAACGGGCGATGCCATATCCGCCGCCGGATCAGATGATGAGATGGCTGGGCGTCACGACCCGTTCAGTAGGAAGCCGACATCATGAGCAATCCTCTCGGCGGTGACGCGAACTCGGATGCGCACGATCCCCTCCTGACCTGGCAAGCCGGCGAGAGTAAACGAGCCATTGTGAACTTCGTCGAGCGGGTGACCACCCGAGGCGATCCTGACGAAGTCCCACCGGAAGACCGCATCGCAGTTTTCGACAACGACGGCACCTTGTGGTGTGAGAAGCCGATGCCGATCCAACTCGACTTCATCCTGCGCCGTCTGGTGGAGATGGCCGAACACGACCCGCAACTCCGTACCCGCCAACCCTGGCGGGCCGCGTACACCCGGGACTATGTGTGGTTGAACGACGTGATCACCGCTCACTACCGCGGCGACGACACCACCTTGAAGGTCATTGCTGCCGGTGTGTTGACCGGGTTCGCCGAAGTAACCGTCGAGGAATTCGAGGCCCCGGCCGACACATTTCTACGTGCCGCCCGTCATCCCACCCTTGACCGCAGCTACTTGACGTGCAGCTACGCACCTATGGTCGAGTTGCTGAAATACCTGAGAGACAACGGTTTCCGAAACTACATCGTCTCCGGCGGCGGACGTGACTTCATGCGGCCCATCAGCGAAGAGATGTACGGTATCCCGCGACAGCGAGTCATTGGCAGCGGCGTGTCACTGGACTGGCGGGACGACGGCACCAGCGGCAGTATCTGGCGCAAGCCAGAGGCAGATGTAGTCGATGACGGTCCGGAAAAGCCGATTCGGATCTGGAACAGAACCGGCCGACGGCCTCTCATGGCAGCCGGCAACAGCAACGGCGACATTCCCATGCTGAAGTTTTCCGAGCAA
Proteins encoded:
- a CDS encoding HAD family hydrolase, encoding MSNPLGGDANSDAHDPLLTWQAGESKRAIVNFVERVTTRGDPDEVPPEDRIAVFDNDGTLWCEKPMPIQLDFILRRLVEMAEHDPQLRTRQPWRAAYTRDYVWLNDVITAHYRGDDTTLKVIAAGVLTGFAEVTVEEFEAPADTFLRAARHPTLDRSYLTCSYAPMVELLKYLRDNGFRNYIVSGGGRDFMRPISEEMYGIPRQRVIGSGVSLDWRDDGTSGSIWRKPEADVVDDGPEKPIRIWNRTGRRPLMAAGNSNGDIPMLKFSEQPNRPALRLLVLHDDPDREFDYVAGAEEALKLARDNNWTVVSVKDDWTTVF
- a CDS encoding arylsulfatase, coding for MAKTFNGVVNLDIRDSVPDWGPYEQPKAEPGTPNILYIVLDDVGFGALGCYGGPIETPNIDRIAANGLRYGQWHTTALCSPTRSCLLTGRNHTTNGMACISECAVGFPGGNGHIPPECATLAEVLVGQGFSTAMVGKWHLCAEDEMNLASTKRNWPVGRGFERFYGFLGAETNQWYPDLVHDNHPVEQPSTPEEGYHFSVDITDRALEYIGDVKAIAPERPVFLYYAPGCAHAPHHAPREWADRYAGRFDAGYEAMRDEILARQKAMGLVPPNTVLPSLNPIGTPETRTGPGGEQFPPLDFTRPWDTLSADEQRLFARMAEVYAGFLSHCDDQIGRLLAYLEEIEQLDNTIIVVVSDNGASGEGGPNGSVNENKIANGVPDDLAENLAMLDQLGSTETYNHYPNGWAMAFNTPFKMWKRYSFNGGTCDPCVISWPDGIAARGEIRDQYHHAIDVVPTLLDCVGLELPDTVKGYTQHPIQGVSMRYSFDAGNIPTAKHTQFYSMLGGRGIWHDGWKAVTTHPTLSGWGHFSEDTWELYHTEVDRAELHDRAADEPGRLAELVGLWFYEAGANQALPLDDRSGVELLTTPRPQLAPPRNRYVYRPGGAEVPEAVAVNLRNRSFSIGAVVDLPEPDAEGVLFSHGGRFGGHSLYVKDNRLHYVYNFLGSEQEKIDATEDLPIGENLLLAASFDKEGEDPPGTAHGLLSLYYGDKKVGEGRIRTQPGKFSIGGGEGLNAGRDSGEPVTDDYSGTSPWAFTGGTLNRVAVDVSGEPYVDLEREAVAMLSRE